A genomic segment from Patescibacteria group bacterium encodes:
- the mnmA gene encoding tRNA 2-thiouridine(34) synthase MnmA yields the protein MINKNEKIVVGMSGGVDSSIALILLKEQGWDPIGVSLKYAIWPDKANCLRENVCCSKESFATATNICKKLKVPYHVLDVSADFKKQVIEYFVKELKNNRTPNPCIRCNPSLKFKQLFKYAKKHNIKYVATGHFAQSKVNKKTGKHELLKAKDNKKDQTYSLSWLPQKWLKYIKFPLGKYTKQQVFKLAIKHGFDFFIKQKQSQDFCFVAGKSMVFFLKKELGIKSGQIKDTKGNLLGEHNGLHFYTIGQRKGINLSGGPYFVVKKNNKENVLIVSKQEKDLYSKQAILSPVHFISGESLEASIKVQVKIRSQHIPSLAYLTPLTKNKIKLNFIKSQKAITLGQFAVFYKANVCLGGGEIKQ from the coding sequence ATGATTAACAAAAATGAGAAAATCGTGGTAGGCATGTCAGGGGGAGTTGATTCTTCAATTGCCTTGATTTTACTTAAAGAACAGGGCTGGGACCCAATTGGAGTCTCATTAAAATATGCTATCTGGCCAGACAAAGCCAATTGTTTGAGAGAAAATGTTTGTTGTAGTAAAGAATCATTTGCCACTGCCACTAATATTTGCAAAAAATTAAAAGTGCCTTATCATGTTTTAGATGTGTCAGCAGATTTTAAAAAACAGGTGATTGAATATTTTGTAAAAGAATTAAAGAATAATAGGACGCCCAATCCATGCATAAGGTGTAATCCGTCTTTGAAATTTAAGCAATTATTTAAATATGCGAAGAAACATAATATTAAATATGTTGCTACTGGTCATTTTGCTCAAAGTAAAGTCAATAAGAAAACAGGTAAACATGAATTATTAAAAGCAAAGGACAATAAAAAAGACCAAACATATTCATTGTCTTGGTTGCCTCAAAAATGGTTAAAATATATTAAATTTCCGTTGGGTAAATATACTAAGCAACAGGTTTTTAAATTAGCCATCAAACATGGGTTTGATTTTTTTATAAAACAAAAACAGAGTCAGGATTTTTGTTTTGTGGCAGGCAAGTCAATGGTTTTTTTCTTGAAAAAAGAATTAGGCATTAAATCAGGACAGATCAAGGACACTAAAGGGAATCTTTTAGGAGAACACAATGGTCTTCATTTTTATACTATTGGGCAAAGAAAAGGGATTAATTTGTCAGGCGGGCCGTATTTTGTTGTTAAGAAGAATAATAAAGAGAATGTTTTAATAGTAAGCAAGCAGGAGAAAGATCTATATAGTAAGCAAGCTATTTTATCACCAGTTCATTTTATTTCAGGAGAATCTCTTGAGGCAAGTATTAAGGTTCAAGTAAAAATTCGATCACAACATATTCCATCCCTAGCTTATTTAACTCCTTTGACAAAAAATAAAATTAAGTTAAACTTTATTAAGTCGCAAAAAGCTATTACTTTAGGACAGTTTGCTGTTTTTTACAAAGCAAATGTTTGTTTGGGTGGTGGTGAAATTAAGCAATAA
- a CDS encoding rubrerythrin family protein, with product MEKTIKNLTKAFIGESQARNRYTFYAKIAKQEGFEQIAGIFMETAEQEKVHAKRLFEHIQELKQVARDKDFSTIEVEASAPTVYDTTAENLKAAIAGEHYENTEMYPKFAEIADEENLTKIANRLRAISKAEEHHEERYKKLLAQVENETVFKKKEEVVWVCRECGYIHVGPEAPAECPSCDHPQAYYQIKSEDY from the coding sequence ATGGAAAAAACAATTAAAAACTTAACCAAAGCCTTTATTGGTGAATCGCAAGCAAGAAATCGTTATACTTTTTATGCTAAGATTGCTAAACAGGAAGGATTCGAGCAAATTGCAGGCATTTTTATGGAAACAGCCGAGCAAGAAAAAGTGCATGCTAAAAGATTATTTGAACATATCCAGGAATTAAAACAAGTAGCTAGGGATAAAGATTTTTCAACAATAGAAGTTGAAGCATCGGCCCCAACAGTTTATGATACAACTGCTGAAAATCTTAAAGCAGCTATTGCTGGTGAGCATTATGAAAACACAGAAATGTATCCAAAATTTGCTGAAATTGCAGATGAAGAAAACTTAACTAAAATTGCTAACAGATTAAGGGCAATTTCTAAGGCAGAGGAGCATCACGAAGAAAGGTATAAAAAATTATTAGCCCAAGTAGAGAATGAAACCGTTTTTAAGAAAAAAGAAGAAGTAGTTTGGGTTTGTCGTGAATGTGGCTATATTCATGTAGGGCCAGAAGCTCCTGCAGAATGCCCATCCTGTGATCATCCGCAAGCATATTATCAAATAAAATCAGAAGATTATTAA
- a CDS encoding desulfoferrodoxin, which translates to MTKQNQIYKCEVCGNIVDILHTGAGELVCCDQPMKLENKQTEDQGQEKHLPVVEESVSNACSGNNGTIIKVGEIEHPMEESHYIEWIQVTTIDNKRVKKFFKPGDNPEMNFCNIKKIVNITAYCNVHGLWGIEVN; encoded by the coding sequence ATGACAAAACAAAATCAAATATATAAATGCGAAGTTTGTGGTAATATTGTAGATATTCTACATACTGGAGCAGGAGAATTGGTCTGTTGTGACCAGCCAATGAAATTAGAAAACAAGCAAACAGAAGATCAAGGACAAGAGAAGCATTTGCCTGTTGTTGAAGAATCTGTCAGCAATGCTTGCTCTGGAAATAATGGCACAATTATAAAAGTAGGAGAGATAGAACATCCCATGGAAGAGAGTCATTACATTGAGTGGATTCAAGTTACCACAATTGATAACAAGAGAGTGAAAAAGTTTTTTAAGCCAGGAGATAATCCAGAGATGAATTTTTGTAATATTAAAAAAATTGTTAATATAACGGCTTATTGCAATGTTCATGGATTATGGGGAATAGAAGTTAACTAA
- the ychF gene encoding redox-regulated ATPase YchF translates to MSLKIGIVGLPNVGKSTLFHALTKKKVGIENYPFCTIDPNIGIVEVPDERLDRLATIYKPTKVLPTIIEFVDIAGIVKGASKGEGLGNKFLSHIREVDAIIEVVRHFEDKNIAHVAGKIQPESDKETIDTEFALADLETVEKRLDKLKTQIKSIKDKVTFQTIEILEKLQASLSDAKPARLLDFTDDEKKIIKGFNLFTIKPLLYVNNIDEKEIGLVPETDKSINICAKLESDLSELSNNEIKEYLAEAGIKQTGLDKLIKVSYKLLGLITFLTAGPKECRAWTIKNGTKAPQAAGVIHGDFEKGFIRVEVIGWQDFLKCEGEQDAREKGLLKTEGKEYIMKDGDICHFLFNA, encoded by the coding sequence ATGTCACTTAAAATAGGAATTGTTGGCTTGCCAAATGTTGGTAAATCAACTTTATTCCATGCTTTAACTAAAAAAAAGGTTGGAATTGAAAATTATCCATTTTGTACTATTGATCCAAATATTGGAATTGTGGAAGTGCCAGACGAGCGTTTAGATAGGTTAGCAACCATATATAAACCAACCAAAGTATTACCAACTATTATAGAATTTGTTGATATTGCTGGAATTGTTAAGGGAGCTAGCAAGGGAGAAGGGCTTGGTAATAAATTTTTATCGCATATTCGTGAAGTAGATGCCATTATTGAAGTAGTGCGTCATTTTGAGGACAAAAATATTGCTCATGTAGCGGGAAAGATTCAACCGGAAAGCGACAAAGAAACAATTGATACAGAATTTGCTCTAGCTGACTTGGAAACAGTTGAAAAAAGGTTAGATAAATTAAAAACACAAATTAAGTCAATCAAAGACAAGGTTACTTTCCAAACGATTGAAATTTTAGAAAAATTACAAGCAAGCTTGTCAGATGCCAAGCCAGCTCGTTTATTGGATTTTACAGATGATGAGAAAAAAATAATCAAAGGGTTTAATTTATTTACAATCAAACCACTTTTATATGTAAATAATATTGATGAAAAAGAAATTGGTCTTGTGCCAGAAACAGATAAATCAATAAATATTTGTGCTAAACTGGAATCAGATTTATCAGAATTATCTAACAATGAAATAAAAGAGTATTTAGCAGAAGCAGGCATTAAGCAGACAGGATTAGATAAATTAATAAAAGTTAGTTATAAATTATTAGGATTAATAACTTTTTTAACAGCCGGACCAAAAGAATGCAGGGCTTGGACAATTAAAAATGGCACCAAGGCTCCCCAAGCAGCTGGTGTTATTCATGGTGACTTTGAAAAGGGGTTTATTAGAGTGGAGGTAATTGGTTGGCAAGATTTTCTTAAGTGTGAAGGAGAACAAGATGCTAGAGAAAAAGGGCTTTTAAAGACGGAGGGCAAGGAGTATATAATGAAGGATGGAGATATTTGTCATTTTTTATTTAATGCATAA
- a CDS encoding replication-associated recombination protein A has translation MSDLHEKTPLADRIRPKSFTGFFGQDKIIGKNSLLRRAIESDKLPSMIFWGPPGSGKTTLAYIIAQQTKSEFIEISAVNSGLKDLREIIKQANENKQVAKSTILFIDEIHRWNKKQQDSLLPEVERGIIILIGATTENPSFEVCSPLLSRCRVFVFERLKQEHIVKIIKNAIKNKQTGFGKLKIKIALKTIKILADMSNGDARTSLNVLEYAIFSFKSSKSSRLIEITLDLIKQAFQKTHLFYDKDGEEHYNIISALHKSMRGGDANASLYWLARMLEAGENPLYIARRIVRFASEDIGLRNSRALEQAVAAYNACHFIGLPECNVILAQAVVYMSKCSKSNDLYMAYRQAVEDVQKYGSLPVPLHIRNAPTKLMKKHGYGQGYKYSPDYDYKEEQEYLPKQLKSRKYLK, from the coding sequence ATGAGTGATTTACATGAGAAAACACCATTAGCTGACAGAATAAGACCAAAATCATTTACTGGTTTTTTTGGGCAAGATAAAATTATTGGCAAAAATTCTTTACTAAGAAGAGCAATTGAATCTGATAAATTGCCATCAATGATTTTTTGGGGGCCACCTGGTTCAGGCAAAACAACTTTGGCTTATATTATTGCCCAACAAACAAAGTCAGAGTTTATAGAGATAAGCGCAGTTAATAGCGGGTTAAAAGATTTGAGAGAAATTATAAAACAGGCCAATGAAAACAAGCAAGTAGCTAAATCAACTATCCTTTTTATTGATGAAATACATCGTTGGAACAAGAAGCAACAAGATTCTCTTTTGCCAGAAGTTGAAAGGGGAATAATTATTTTAATAGGAGCAACAACTGAAAATCCAAGCTTCGAGGTTTGTAGCCCTTTGTTGTCTCGTTGTCGTGTTTTTGTTTTTGAACGATTAAAACAGGAACATATTGTTAAAATTATAAAAAATGCCATTAAAAACAAGCAGACAGGTTTTGGTAAATTAAAAATAAAAATAGCCTTAAAGACCATAAAAATTTTAGCAGATATGAGTAACGGAGATGCCAGAACATCTCTTAATGTCCTGGAGTATGCGATTTTTTCTTTTAAGTCCTCTAAAAGTAGTCGGTTGATAGAAATTACTTTGGATTTAATAAAACAGGCCTTTCAAAAAACACATTTGTTTTATGATAAGGATGGCGAAGAACATTATAATATAATTTCTGCTCTACACAAATCAATGAGAGGAGGAGATGCTAATGCTTCATTATATTGGTTGGCTAGAATGCTTGAAGCGGGGGAGAATCCTTTGTATATTGCTAGGAGAATCGTTAGATTTGCTTCAGAAGATATTGGTTTGAGAAATTCAAGAGCCCTAGAACAAGCCGTGGCTGCTTATAATGCTTGTCATTTTATTGGTCTGCCAGAATGTAATGTTATTTTAGCCCAAGCAGTTGTTTATATGTCAAAATGTAGCAAATCAAATGACTTATATATGGCATATAGGCAAGCGGTTGAAGATGTTCAAAAATATGGCAGTTTGCCAGTTCCTTTACATATTCGCAATGCCCCTACAAAATTGATGAAAAAACATGGTTATGGTCAGGGGTATAAATATAGTCCTGATTATGATTATAAAGAAGAGCAAGAATATTTACCTAAACAATTAAAATCAAGAAAGTACTTAAAATAA
- the xseA gene encoding exodeoxyribonuclease VII large subunit: MSVNKNILEIFERLRSWRNEEAQAKGVEPFMIFRNETLMLTATTLPKTKQELKDIKGWGPKKINKYGNKILELLKNSKQVKPANSITKPTAMSVKEFIELINKTIYQVGFVKVLGEINDLSVRNGSAYFQIKDSDSKEGYVVNCFLGWNNYEQLNHLLELGGEVIIYGRPNVYKKGQFNLTVTNIEPVGAGALKKAFEALKKKLQAKGYFDPEKKRPLPDFIRKIGLITSQTGQAIHDFRKNLGDYGFEIYLKDVFVEGDKAEESIVQTIQWFNKHCLDIDVLVLIRGGGGIENLKAFNSEKIADAIVLSRIPIITGIGHEQDVSIADFTADKAFSTPTKTAVFIKNKHEELLEQTDLLLRDLKFNIAKIFEKERHNISQMARQLIALFSEKIAKYKFTLTNIFEKMLSGLNKVFFGFKALEQKLARLFYKYQSYTQQQLHVLNVLEQKSLNILKDKYNKINRQIAINKTALASLDPKSVLKRGYSIVYDENNKVIKDSAKVKLNQAIFTKLYKGEIISKIKKIKK, translated from the coding sequence ATGAGTGTTAATAAAAATATATTAGAAATTTTTGAAAGATTAAGGTCATGGAGAAATGAAGAAGCCCAGGCAAAAGGGGTTGAACCTTTTATGATTTTTAGAAATGAAACCTTGATGTTGACTGCTACGACATTGCCAAAGACAAAACAAGAGTTAAAAGATATTAAAGGGTGGGGGCCAAAAAAAATAAACAAGTATGGTAACAAGATATTAGAATTGTTAAAAAACTCTAAACAAGTAAAACCAGCTAATTCTATTACCAAGCCAACGGCCATGTCTGTTAAGGAATTTATAGAGTTAATAAACAAGACAATTTATCAAGTTGGCTTTGTTAAGGTTTTGGGAGAGATCAATGATTTAAGTGTTAGAAATGGTAGTGCTTATTTTCAAATCAAAGATTCTGACTCAAAAGAAGGTTATGTTGTTAATTGTTTTTTGGGGTGGAATAATTACGAGCAATTAAATCATTTATTAGAATTAGGAGGAGAAGTAATAATTTATGGTCGCCCCAATGTTTATAAAAAAGGCCAATTTAATTTGACTGTTACTAATATTGAGCCAGTTGGAGCGGGGGCTTTAAAAAAAGCTTTTGAGGCTTTAAAGAAAAAATTACAAGCCAAGGGTTATTTTGATCCTGAGAAGAAACGGCCTTTGCCTGATTTTATTAGAAAAATAGGACTAATTACATCTCAAACTGGTCAAGCCATCCATGATTTTCGAAAGAACTTGGGTGATTATGGTTTTGAAATTTATTTAAAAGATGTTTTTGTTGAAGGGGATAAAGCAGAAGAATCAATTGTTCAGACAATTCAATGGTTTAATAAGCATTGCTTAGATATTGATGTTTTGGTTTTAATTCGCGGAGGAGGCGGTATTGAAAACCTAAAAGCATTTAATTCTGAAAAAATAGCTGACGCAATTGTATTATCAAGAATACCTATTATTACTGGCATTGGGCACGAGCAAGATGTTAGTATTGCTGATTTTACTGCTGACAAGGCATTTTCTACTCCAACCAAAACAGCTGTTTTTATTAAAAACAAGCACGAAGAATTATTAGAACAAACAGATTTATTGTTAAGGGATTTGAAATTTAATATTGCTAAGATTTTTGAAAAAGAAAGACATAATATTTCTCAGATGGCAAGACAGTTAATTGCTTTATTCTCTGAAAAAATAGCTAAATATAAATTTACTTTAACTAATATTTTTGAAAAAATGTTGAGCGGGCTTAATAAAGTATTTTTTGGATTTAAAGCATTAGAACAAAAATTGGCCAGGTTGTTTTATAAATATCAATCATATACACAGCAACAACTTCATGTCTTGAATGTTTTAGAACAAAAGTCCTTAAATATATTAAAAGATAAATATAATAAAATAAACAGACAGATAGCCATAAACAAGACAGCTCTAGCTTCATTAGATCCTAAATCAGTCCTTAAAAGAGGTTATAGTATTGTTTATGACGAGAATAACAAAGTAATTAAAGATAGTGCCAAGGTAAAATTAAATCAAGCTATTTTTACTAAATTATATAAAGGAGAAATTATATCTAAGATAAAAAAAATAAAAAAATAA
- the xseB gene encoding exodeoxyribonuclease VII small subunit, producing the protein MAKEKQNLKESLKKLNQIVDDLSKNDIDIDVGLTKFKQGVELIKFCKAKLKTAENQFKQLTDELEEGK; encoded by the coding sequence ATGGCAAAAGAAAAACAAAACTTAAAAGAATCATTAAAAAAACTCAATCAAATTGTTGATGACCTAAGCAAAAATGATATTGATATTGATGTTGGCCTGACAAAGTTCAAGCAGGGAGTTGAATTAATTAAATTTTGTAAAGCTAAACTTAAAACAGCTGAAAATCAATTCAAACAACTAACAGACGAATTAGAGGAAGGCAAATAA
- the truB gene encoding tRNA pseudouridine(55) synthase TruB: MKLEQDIILIDKPKGISSFDVIRILRKKLNIKKIGHAGTLDPLATGLLILGVGLGTKKLSKLIGLDKVYEMDILLGKQTTTGDLEGEILKQQPVVNINKKEVKKILATMIGEIELPVPIYSALKLKGRPLYKYARQGIKVDLPNRKTTIYDLKFLGLKKDDDFYILKVVMKCSKGTYARSIAEEIGRKLNCPACLAGLRRTKVGDFNLSQAQKI, from the coding sequence ATGAAATTAGAACAAGATATTATTTTGATTGACAAGCCAAAGGGCATTTCCTCGTTTGATGTTATTAGGATTTTAAGGAAAAAGTTAAACATTAAAAAAATAGGACATGCTGGCACATTGGATCCTTTGGCTACTGGATTACTTATTTTGGGGGTTGGTTTGGGAACAAAAAAATTATCAAAGTTGATTGGACTAGACAAAGTATATGAAATGGATATCTTATTAGGCAAACAAACAACCACTGGCGATTTAGAGGGAGAAATTCTTAAGCAGCAGCCAGTAGTTAATATAAATAAAAAAGAAGTTAAAAAAATTTTGGCGACAATGATAGGTGAAATAGAATTACCAGTACCTATTTATTCTGCTCTAAAATTAAAAGGAAGGCCTTTGTATAAGTATGCCAGGCAAGGAATAAAAGTGGATTTACCTAATCGCAAAACAACTATTTATGATTTAAAATTTTTAGGGCTGAAAAAAGACGATGATTTTTATATTTTAAAAGTAGTTATGAAGTGCTCTAAAGGAACTTATGCTCGGTCAATAGCAGAAGAAATTGGCAGAAAATTAAACTGCCCAGCCTGTTTAGCAGGATTAAGAAGAACAAAAGTTGGTGATTTTAATTTATCCCAAGCCCAAAAAATATAA
- the cdd gene encoding cytidine deaminase: protein MEKTNFKELNNEYKELLLTAEASMDTAYNPYSNFYVGAAILSQDNEVIIGSNIENASWGLSICAERTAISSANAKGKRKFKAIAIIGKGKNHSKDEIITPCGACRQMLIEMSQITRIDFKVIMSNEKKDKIIIANISELLPLPFKVRIN from the coding sequence ATGGAAAAAACAAATTTTAAAGAGCTAAACAATGAATATAAAGAATTATTATTGACTGCTGAGGCATCAATGGATACAGCTTACAATCCTTATTCTAATTTTTATGTTGGAGCAGCAATTTTATCACAAGATAATGAAGTAATTATTGGTTCAAACATTGAAAATGCTTCTTGGGGGTTGTCAATTTGCGCTGAGAGAACAGCCATTTCTTCTGCTAATGCTAAAGGAAAAAGAAAATTCAAGGCCATTGCTATTATTGGTAAAGGAAAGAATCATAGCAAAGATGAAATAATTACGCCTTGTGGTGCTTGTCGACAAATGTTGATTGAAATGTCTCAAATAACTAGAATTGATTTTAAGGTAATTATGTCTAATGAGAAGAAAGATAAAATTATTATTGCGAATATTTCAGAACTCCTGCCTCTACCATTTAAAGTCAGAATTAATTAA
- a CDS encoding TatD family hydrolase — translation MIDTHAHLNFKDFADNYADVIKKCWQHKLKAIINVGSNLQTSAKAIEISKQYNRCYAAVALHPIHVSDEEFDKNQFTNLMANNLEYVKAIGETGLDFFHKPADEDLQVKIFIKHLELAQRFNLPVILHSRDSRNASLNSYKKILEIITNYPNLKGVIHCFSSDWKIAQQFLKIGFYVGFTGPITFKNVGQDLLGVVGNMPLNRILIETDSPFLAPEPHRGQQNQPYYVEFIARKIAKLKNISFEEVSKITDKNAQTLFNL, via the coding sequence ATGATTGACACTCATGCTCATTTGAATTTTAAGGATTTTGCAGATAATTATGCTGATGTTATTAAAAAATGTTGGCAACATAAATTAAAGGCAATTATTAATGTTGGCTCAAACTTGCAAACATCTGCTAAAGCAATTGAAATATCAAAACAATATAATCGTTGTTATGCAGCTGTTGCCTTACACCCCATTCATGTTTCAGATGAAGAGTTTGATAAAAATCAATTTACTAATTTAATGGCCAATAATCTAGAATATGTTAAGGCAATAGGGGAGACAGGACTTGATTTTTTTCATAAACCAGCTGATGAAGATTTACAAGTAAAGATTTTTATAAAACATTTGGAATTAGCACAAAGGTTTAATTTGCCAGTTATTTTACATTCTAGAGATAGCCGAAACGCTTCCTTAAATTCTTATAAAAAAATTTTAGAAATAATAACCAACTATCCTAATTTAAAAGGAGTTATCCATTGTTTTTCATCTGATTGGAAGATTGCTCAGCAATTTTTAAAAATAGGTTTTTATGTTGGTTTTACAGGGCCAATAACATTTAAAAATGTTGGTCAAGACCTTTTAGGAGTTGTTGGCAATATGCCATTGAACAGGATTTTAATTGAAACAGATTCTCCTTTTTTAGCTCCTGAACCACATAGAGGACAGCAAAATCAACCTTATTATGTTGAATTTATAGCTAGAAAAATTGCTAAATTAAAAAACATATCATTTGAAGAGGTTAGTAAAATTACTGATAAAAATGCTCAAACGCTTTTCAATCTATAA